GCAAATTGCCACCACTTTTTGTTCTTTTGAACTTAGAAGCGTGGAGAAACCTCGAGCTCTCAGCCACTCTAAATCGTCCACAACTCTTTTGCTCCCAGGGAGAACTACCACGTCACATGTAAGAATATCGCCGGGATTTGAGATAAAGACCAGCTCCACCTCTTTGTCTGACACCAAAGGCTCAAAATCTGTAAAATTGCTGATGTGTGGGAGTTTTATAACGCCGACTTTTATAATCGCTTTTGTAGTGTCTTGAACATAGTTTATAATAGATTCGCTGTCTTCAAAACCGAGGTTAAAAGGCTTAAACGGGACAACACCTAAAACATTTATCCCAAACCTCTCCTCAATGATTTGCACACCCTCGTCAAAGAGAGAGATATCCCCCTGAAATTTGTTGACGATAACGCCTATAACATTCTTGCGTAGTTTTAAAGGGAGGAGCTTATAAACCCCATATATGGAAGCAAAAACACCGCCCCTTTGAATGTCGGCTACCAAAATTATTTTGGTATTAAACTTATCTGCAATATAGATGTTAGACAGATCTTTATCCATTAGGTTTAGCTCAACAGGACTTCCTGCCCCCTCAGCCACTATACACTCATACTCCTCTTGAAGTTTTAAAAAAGCTTTTTTTACATGTGGCGTTAATGTGTGAATATCACGATAATACTCAAGCACATCTTTGTTCGCGACACTTTTGCCGTTAACTATTACATGTGCGCTAGATTTACCACCAGACTTTAACAAAATAGGGTTCATATTTGTAGTAGTTTTAAGCCCGATTGCCTCTGCCGCAAAGAACTGAGGAATAGCTATCTCACCTCCGTCATCAGTTACATGAGAGTTGTTGGAAACATTCTGGGCTTTAAACGGTGCAACTTTGATGCCACGATGGTGCAAAAGATAAGTTAGAGCAAAAGAGAGAGTAGACTTTCCAGCGTCAGAGCTTGTACCGAATATGCTTAGTGAGTTCATTTGTTCTTTTTCCTTCTTTTATATCTATGTTAAGATTATTGATTTTTTTTAACATGCATAGTAAGCTATGTTGAAATTATCAGCTCCCTAAAACCCTCTTCATCTCTTTATCAAAATCAGATTCTATTTTTTGCGTTTTATTGAACTCATCATACTCACTATGAGCTTTTAATTCGGCTTGTTGTTTTGAGATGCTGCCTTTGTCATCTAGTATCTTGTACTCATTGAACTCTAAGAACTTGTTTACAGAGTTTGCAACTTGTTCCATGCTTAGGGTTGTTTTGTTTTCTATGAGTCTTTCTATGTAGTCAAAGTAGCCAGAAACCGCACGTTCTAGTTTTTTTATATCATCTTCACTGAGGTAATTTTTTGCTACGGTTGTGTCTGATTTTAGAACTCTTCCGTTTGGTGAGTTCTTGAAAGTTTGTAAGCCCATGTAAGGTTTTGTTTTATCTGCATTTTCGTAGATAATTTCTGCGGCTGTTTGTCCGCTGATGGCAAAATGAAATCTGTTTTGTATGGTCGCATAAAAGTTTTTTGTAGTTTCTGATTTTGAGTTATAGTCTATGCTGCACTCTGCAAATATATCGGTGATTTTTTGATAAATCCTACGCTCACTTGTGCGGATTGAGCGAACACGTTCAAGTAGCTCTTTGAAGTAGTCTTTTCCAAAGTACTGACCGTTTTTAAGCCTGTCATCATCCATAGCAAAACCTTTGATGATGTACTCTTTTAAAACCTTTGTAGCCCATATGCGAAAATGTGTAGCTTGGCTTGAGTTTACTCGGTAGCCGACTGAGAGAATTGCGTCAAGATTGTAATATTTAGTTTGATATTTTTTTCCATCTTCGGCAGTATGTTCCAAAATGGAACTAACTGAATTTTCTTCAAGCTCTCCACTCTCAAAAATATTTTTAAGATGTTTAGTTATAGCAGGTCTTTGTACTCCAAAAAGTTCAGCCATTCTTTTTTGTGGTAACCATACTGTTTCATCATTTACAAATATTTCAACTCTAACTTCACTATTTGGAGTAGTGTATAGTAAAAATTCTGTAAGTTCATCTTTTGTTGTAAGTGTTATATTTTGCTTCATAAAAACCCCTAAAGATTATGTTAAATTATTTTACCTAAACGAGTGTATGAATATGTTAAATATGACAATATGTCATAAAGTAACTGTGCTTACGGTTTTAGATTTCCACATCATCCCAAAATTCATCAAAGTCAAGATTTGTCATTGCATTTTCATCGTCTAGGTTTTTCTCAAATAATTTTTTTTGTACATTTATAAAGTACTCTTCAAGTGCTTCGTTCATGATTTCACTAACATCTTTGTCTAGGATTTTACTGAAGTTTTCTAGGTTTTCAATGTTGTCGCCGTTGAGATTAAAGTTTAGTTTTTTCATATTATTCTCCCAATAAATTTACAACTAACTTCACCATCAACTCTTTTTGTTGAGGGTCACTTGTTGCTATGAGAAGCGCTAGTGAAACTAGGGCGTTGTCGTTTATCCTTAATTCGCCATTTGCTTTGCAAAGGAGGTTGTTTTTACTTAGGAATAGTATGAATATAAATGAGCCTATCCGTTTGTTTCCATCGCTAAATGCGTGGTCTTTTATGATGTAGTAAAGTAGATTTGCTGCCTTTTGTTCTAGGCTTGGTATCAAATCTATTCCAGAAAATGTTTGGTAAATATTTCTGATAATCCCTTTAAATTCATTCGCCTTTTCATTGCCAAAGAGGTAGGTTGCTTCGCCTTTTTTCATAAGCTCTTTTTTTAGCTCAGATATAGCCGCCTCAGCCTCATCATAATCTAAAATAAATCTCACTTCCTCTGTTCCGACAATATTTTCCAAGCTATTCTCATCATAACCCTGAAGTATCGCCCAGCTTTTAGCATACCTATTGATGATGTCCAATAAACCTTTTGCCTCATCACTGCGAAGCTCTTTATCCTCGATACTGTTTTTAATCAAGTTTATAGTTTCTGTTAGTTCATTGAGCTGTGATTCTTGAACTGTTTTTTGGTTGATGGCATAACCTTTAACCAGATATTCTTTAAGTATTTTAGTTGCCCAAATTCTAAACTGTGTGCCTCGTTTTGATTTTACCCTATAACCAACAGAGATAATTACATCTAAATTGTAGTAATTTATATCTCTCTGAACTTCTCTTTTTCCTTCAAGTTGAACTGTCTGGAAATTCCGGATAGTTGAGTTCTCTTCCAATTCACCTTCTTTATATACATTTTTTATATGTTCATTCACTGTTTTGACATTTTTATTAAAAAGCTCAGCCATCTGCCTTTGACTCAGCCATACTGTTTCATTCTTTAGTGACACATCTAAGTTTACTCTGCCATCTTCATCCGTATATAGTAAAACTTCATTATTCATGCAAATCCTTGAAACTTAATGCGAATATCTTATCGAAAGTTTATGCAGCATTAAAAAAATATGGCAGTTTGCAAATAAATTCATATTTCACACTCTTTCATGATTTTCTTCCAATCAAGGTCGAAATGTTTTTCTACATAAGCTTTGTGATGTGGTACTGTGCACTTTGAGCAGTCTTGGTGAATACTTTTACCGCTTGCAAACTCTTCACCATTATTTATGTCACATTTGCTTAAAATTTTCAACTCATTGTATGTTCCCAGCCCCTCATCGTTAAAGCGGAAGTTTGGACATGCGCAGAGGTAGCAGTTTAGTTTTGACATATCATGGCACTTTTTATTATCTTCATAGAGCGGACAAAAATCTCTCTCATGTTGAACCATATTGTCAAAATAAAAGTACTCAATAATCTCCTCTTTACTAAATCCTTTTGCAACAAGTCTATCTACAATCTTTTTATGTTTGTCAGCGTGAGCGTCAAACCAAGATTTGTAACTCATAAAACCATTCCTTGTTTTTTGCTCTCAAGTCTGTCGTACATCGCTAACATGTTATTGTAATCGTTATGAAGTGTTATATCTATTAGAGCTTCATCATCTTCCAATATGTGCTGAGCTTTTTCAACTCTCTCTTTTGTAAAGACGTTAAAAAGAGCCTCTTTGTAGTCCTTGTAATCAAGCCCCTCTTCATCCATTCTAATCAGCTCTGCAACTACATGTCCAAGTTTGTTTGTCCCAAACTCTAAGAGTTCAAGAGCGCTCTCTTTGCTTCCTAGCTGTAGGTACATATGTGCTTTGAACTCTCCCATTGTGAAGTTATTTTTAAATATAACACCGATATATTTTTCAATGTTTAGAGTGTCTTCAAGCTGTTCAATCTCATCTAAAATATCTTCGGCATCATACTCAGCAAAATTTAGAACCATATCACGAAGCAGTTTGCCTCTGTTTTTATTGTTATAAACCAAGTCCTCTATCGGGTAGACTTCTGACATGCCGGGAATTATCATCTGGCATGAGTAAAAACCAAGGTAGTCATACTCTCTTAGGTAAATCTCTTTGCCGGTTTTATCTAAAATATTTAGTAGAAAGTTGTACTCATCCTCACTTGAATTGCCTTCGTAACTCCAAGGTGTGTACTCAAAACTTTTTTTAGAGCTTAAAAAATTAAACCCAAGTTTCCCGTTTGAATCTACAAAATGAGACTCAAGGTTGAAGCTGTCGGCTACTAAACTCATGTCAAAGGTTGGAACTTCAAAAGCATCAAGATTATCAAGTCCGCGACCTTGCATAAGCTCTGTCATAGTTCTCTCTAAGCAAACTTCTAAAATCGGGTGGGCTCCAAAGGAGACAAAAAGGGTAGAGTTTTTTGGGTTTATAAGAGAGATGGCAGTGACCGGAAACTCTCCACCTAGTGACGCATCAAGAACTTCTACAATGTAACCAGCCTCACGAAGTGCTGTAACATCTCTTTGAACTCTCTCAAATGTTTGTACTACGTTATTCGGAAATGCTGGAAGCGAATATCCATTTTTGATTATCTCTATTTTTGCATAACGCTCATAAATCTCACTTAGTGCTTGTACTTGAGCCTCCAGCGGTGTATTTCCAGTAGCCAAACCGTTACTCACATAGAGGTTGTTTAAAATATTGAGAGGAATATATACTTTCTCTTTGTTAGAGTGTTTTATAAATGCAAGGGCTACTATTTTATCTGTATAGTCGCTGTTAAAATCAACTAAATCTTCATCACTTAGTTCGCCATCAGGATTGTAAATATCATTTAGCTCGTCACTTAGATACTCACCTCCAAATTCAAATGCCACTTCATCCGGGTAATATTTTCTCTTTGGAAGATAAAAGTCTGTAAAGAAGTTATTTGTCTGCAGTCTCTCGATATACTCGCCCAAAGCACTCGCCATGGAAGCATCTGAAAGTATCCCTTTTCCATTTGAGTAGATATGGTTAGGTGCTTCAACCGAAGTTAGATTAACAGAGAAGCAGTACTCAAGCGGATGTTTCTCTTGTGAAAATGTGGTCTCACACCCGACATCTGCTAAGACAGCTCTCATTTTTTTGATTGACTCTTCAAGTGGAGCGTTTTTGGATAATAAGTTCATGGAGTTTCTCTCTTTACTTTTTACTTTTACTGATAATCAAATATATAAAAAACGGACCGCCGATAAGTGCTGTAACTATGCCTATGGGGAGTTCACTTTGAGTCTG
The sequence above is drawn from the Candidatus Sulfurimonas baltica genome and encodes:
- a CDS encoding virulence RhuM family protein, whose protein sequence is MKQNITLTTKDELTEFLLYTTPNSEVRVEIFVNDETVWLPQKRMAELFGVQRPAITKHLKNIFESGELEENSVSSILEHTAEDGKKYQTKYYNLDAILSVGYRVNSSQATHFRIWATKVLKEYIIKGFAMDDDRLKNGQYFGKDYFKELLERVRSIRTSERRIYQKITDIFAECSIDYNSKSETTKNFYATIQNRFHFAISGQTAAEIIYENADKTKPYMGLQTFKNSPNGRVLKSDTTVAKNYLSEDDIKKLERAVSGYFDYIERLIENKTTLSMEQVANSVNKFLEFNEYKILDDKGSISKQQAELKAHSEYDEFNKTQKIESDFDKEMKRVLGS
- a CDS encoding YcaO-like family protein; the encoded protein is MNLLSKNAPLEESIKKMRAVLADVGCETTFSQEKHPLEYCFSVNLTSVEAPNHIYSNGKGILSDASMASALGEYIERLQTNNFFTDFYLPKRKYYPDEVAFEFGGEYLSDELNDIYNPDGELSDEDLVDFNSDYTDKIVALAFIKHSNKEKVYIPLNILNNLYVSNGLATGNTPLEAQVQALSEIYERYAKIEIIKNGYSLPAFPNNVVQTFERVQRDVTALREAGYIVEVLDASLGGEFPVTAISLINPKNSTLFVSFGAHPILEVCLERTMTELMQGRGLDNLDAFEVPTFDMSLVADSFNLESHFVDSNGKLGFNFLSSKKSFEYTPWSYEGNSSEDEYNFLLNILDKTGKEIYLREYDYLGFYSCQMIIPGMSEVYPIEDLVYNNKNRGKLLRDMVLNFAEYDAEDILDEIEQLEDTLNIEKYIGVIFKNNFTMGEFKAHMYLQLGSKESALELLEFGTNKLGHVVAELIRMDEEGLDYKDYKEALFNVFTKERVEKAQHILEDDEALIDITLHNDYNNMLAMYDRLESKKQGMVL
- a CDS encoding cobyric acid synthase; the protein is MNSLSIFGTSSDAGKSTLSFALTYLLHHRGIKVAPFKAQNVSNNSHVTDDGGEIAIPQFFAAEAIGLKTTTNMNPILLKSGGKSSAHVIVNGKSVANKDVLEYYRDIHTLTPHVKKAFLKLQEEYECIVAEGAGSPVELNLMDKDLSNIYIADKFNTKIILVADIQRGGVFASIYGVYKLLPLKLRKNVIGVIVNKFQGDISLFDEGVQIIEERFGINVLGVVPFKPFNLGFEDSESIINYVQDTTKAIIKVGVIKLPHISNFTDFEPLVSDKEVELVFISNPGDILTCDVVVLPGSKRVVDDLEWLRARGFSTLLSSKEQKVVAICGGYEMMFEKISDPLKVESELQEVSGFGRIKGEVVFAKEKIVKKGCYHLFGCMVEGYEIHNGVAKKRAKMKKNLYGTFVHGLFESDEFRHKLFSEINQDYKGYNFREYKAQAILEFAEHIELHVDLDFIQKELSK
- the rhuM gene encoding virulence protein RhuM/Fic/DOC family protein, with the translated sequence MNNEVLLYTDEDGRVNLDVSLKNETVWLSQRQMAELFNKNVKTVNEHIKNVYKEGELEENSTIRNFQTVQLEGKREVQRDINYYNLDVIISVGYRVKSKRGTQFRIWATKILKEYLVKGYAINQKTVQESQLNELTETINLIKNSIEDKELRSDEAKGLLDIINRYAKSWAILQGYDENSLENIVGTEEVRFILDYDEAEAAISELKKELMKKGEATYLFGNEKANEFKGIIRNIYQTFSGIDLIPSLEQKAANLLYYIIKDHAFSDGNKRIGSFIFILFLSKNNLLCKANGELRINDNALVSLALLIATSDPQQKELMVKLVVNLLGE